The following coding sequences are from one Virgibacillus necropolis window:
- a CDS encoding CdaR family transcriptional regulator translates to MDGFRQFAQNTVKAVSEILSFPISVSDEQGYIIGDTNPSRIGTIHAPSIEVIKANEVILFTEEKASSMDNVLPGVAVPLNFDNKTVGVLGIIGNPNEVESYAYLVKKYVEMMWQETLHVQIENLETMTLESFVQYILLNKSVNRNQINHYCKLLTVEPNLKRICIIVDIGDYLLKNVQSNGGTIPRDRLKKTLLNCVVRTFEESDQTICAFLNTERIVFLKSIKSEDDFLHFMKGFKDRCEKLLEMFCVYKVDDVRIASGNMFLSIEDLNQSYEQADWLIRYGKRLSITSKIYSYYDWDILIDMLPHQLDPKMQKIVVRRLKLLMTNEAHAELKHDFMVYCNHNMNISQAAKALFIHRNTLIYRLKKIDNLTGLCTSRFEHCTLLYFVLKAESS, encoded by the coding sequence ATGGATGGATTCAGGCAATTTGCACAAAATACGGTGAAAGCGGTTTCGGAAATTTTATCTTTTCCAATTAGTGTAAGCGACGAACAAGGGTATATAATTGGTGATACAAATCCATCCAGAATCGGAACCATACATGCTCCATCAATTGAGGTTATCAAAGCGAACGAGGTTATCTTATTCACGGAGGAAAAGGCATCCAGTATGGACAATGTATTACCAGGGGTTGCTGTTCCCCTAAACTTTGATAACAAGACTGTTGGTGTACTTGGTATCATTGGTAATCCAAATGAGGTTGAGTCCTATGCCTATTTGGTCAAGAAATACGTAGAAATGATGTGGCAGGAAACGCTACACGTGCAAATTGAGAATTTAGAGACTATGACGCTTGAATCCTTTGTGCAATACATATTGCTAAACAAATCTGTAAACCGTAATCAGATTAATCATTATTGTAAATTGCTTACTGTAGAACCAAACCTGAAACGAATATGCATTATAGTTGATATTGGTGACTACTTATTAAAAAATGTACAATCTAATGGTGGAACTATTCCGCGTGATAGATTGAAAAAGACATTACTAAACTGCGTTGTTCGAACATTTGAAGAGAGTGATCAAACTATATGTGCCTTTTTAAATACGGAAAGAATCGTATTCCTAAAATCAATCAAGAGTGAAGATGATTTCTTGCATTTTATGAAGGGGTTCAAGGATCGATGTGAAAAGTTGCTAGAAATGTTTTGTGTCTACAAAGTAGATGATGTCAGAATTGCTTCCGGAAACATGTTTTTATCTATTGAAGACCTAAATCAATCCTATGAGCAGGCGGATTGGCTTATAAGATATGGAAAGAGGTTATCGATTACTTCTAAAATCTATTCTTATTATGACTGGGATATATTGATTGATATGCTACCACATCAATTAGATCCGAAAATGCAAAAGATAGTAGTGCGACGTTTAAAATTACTAATGACTAATGAGGCTCATGCAGAACTTAAACATGATTTTATGGTCTATTGCAACCACAATATGAACATTAGTCAAGCTGCAAAAGCCTTGTTTATCCATCGAAACACATTAATATATCGCCTGAAAAAAATTGATAACCTTACTGGACTATGTACGAGCAGATTTGAGCATTGTACACTCTTGTATTTTGTGTTGAAAGCAGAGTCGTCGTAG